Genomic segment of Actinomycetes bacterium:
GCCGTCGTCCGCGAGGACCACCTCGGTGCCCGGCCAGGGTTTGCCGACGTAGCCGGGCCGGCCCTCGTACGGCGACCAGGTCATGCCGCCGGAGTTCTCCGACATCCCGTACACCTCGGAGAAGTTCACCCCGATCGCCTGGTAGAAGGCAGCCACGTCGGCTGGCAGCGGGGCCGCCCCGGAGAACGCGTAGATCATCTGGTCCAGCCCGACCCGCTGCCGCAGCGGCGCGAACGCGGCCTGCTCGACCATGGCGTGCGCCTGGGCGAGCGGCTCGGGCAGCTCGGCTCCGGCCCGACGCAGCTGGGCCGCCTGCTGCCCGACGGCGAGGGCCTGGGCGAAGCCGGCCTCCTTCTCCGGGCCCTGCGAGGCGACCGCCGCCAAGATCCCGGCGCGCAGCTTCTCCCAGACCCGGGGCGGCCCGAACAGCGAGTCGGGGTGCACCTCGGCGAGGAAGGCACCCAGCGTCGCCTGGTCCGGCACGCAGCTCACCGTGGCGCCCAGCCAGACCGCCCCGTAGTGGGTGACCATGCGCTCGGCGATGTGCGCCATGGGCAGGTAGGACAGCGCCTTCATGCCGGGTGCGACCTCGCCGATCCGGTCGGCGTACCCGGCGACCGCCCAGGCCAGGTTGCTGTGGTCGAGCATCACCCCCTTGGGGTTGCCCGTGGTGCCCGAGGTGTAGATCACGGTGACCAGGTCGTCGGGCCGGGCCGCATCGACCGCGGCGTCCAGGTCGACCGGGTCGTCGGCCAGCAGGTCGTCGAACAGCAGCACGTCGGCTGGGCGCCGTGACTCCGGGTCGTCGCAGACCACGATGGCCCGCAGCCCGGGCAGCTCGTCGCGCACGGTGAGCAGCCGCTCCAGGAAGCCGAGGTCGTCGACGACGGCGACCATGGCCTCGCTGTGCGCCGCGAGGTAGCCGAGTTGCTCGGGGGACGACGAGTTGTAGATGCTCAGCGGGGTCGCCCGCAGCAGCAGCGCCCCGGCGTCCGCGAGGTGGAACTCCGGCCGGTTGCGCACGTACAGCAGGACCCGGTCGCCGGCACCGACCCCCAGCCGGTGGAACGCCGCGGCCACCGAGGCGGCCTGCCGGCCGTAGTCGGCGTAGCTGAGCTCCCGCCAGCTGCCGTCGGCGTTCTTGGCCCGCAGCGCGACCAGCTCCGGCAGGTCACGGGCAGCGTCCCGCAGCCAGCGGGTGACCGTTTGG
This window contains:
- a CDS encoding long-chain fatty acid--CoA ligase, which gives rise to MAESTHEELARRVAGQTVTRWLRDAARDLPELVALRAKNADGSWRELSYADYGRQAASVAAAFHRLGVGAGDRVLLYVRNRPEFHLADAGALLLRATPLSIYNSSSPEQLGYLAAHSEAMVAVVDDLGFLERLLTVRDELPGLRAIVVCDDPESRRPADVLLFDDLLADDPVDLDAAVDAARPDDLVTVIYTSGTTGNPKGVMLDHSNLAWAVAGYADRIGEVAPGMKALSYLPMAHIAERMVTHYGAVWLGATVSCVPDQATLGAFLAEVHPDSLFGPPRVWEKLRAGILAAVASQGPEKEAGFAQALAVGQQAAQLRRAGAELPEPLAQAHAMVEQAAFAPLRQRVGLDQMIYAFSGAAPLPADVAAFYQAIGVNFSEVYGMSENSGGMTWSPYEGRPGYVGKPWPGTEVVLADDGEVLCRGGIVSRGYLNDPQRTAETFDAEGWLHTGDIGEFDADGQLRIVDRKKELIITAGGKNLSPANVEARLKSLPLVGQAAVIGDNRPYVVALLVLDPDVTAAWAAGQGLAATALPDLAKDPAVLAEIERGVAEVNEHFNNVEQVKRFAVLGDEWQPDSEQLTATMKLKRRGVLSAYRDLIESLYA